The window GCGTGGACGCGTCGCGCAGCTGCACGGAAGCCAGCGAGAAGCCGCCCGTCACGAAGTGCACGTGCGAGTCGATGAAGCCCGGCACCACCATCTTTCCACGCGCGTCCACTACCCGCGTGCGCGGCCCGGCCAGGCGCTGGATCTCCGCGTCGCGCCCCACGGCCACGATGCGTCCGCCGCGCACCGCCAGCGCCTGCGCGTCCGCCGCGCCGCGTACGCCCGTCCACACCGTGCCGTGAAGGACCACCAGGTCGGGAGCCTGCGCCCGCGCGCCCGTGGCGGCGAGGGCGAGGAAGGCGATTGCCAGGATGCGCATGTCGGAGCGGTTCAAGGCTGGACGGGCTTCACTTCGATCTCACTCCGCGTGAGCCCGTAGTCGGACGAGAAGGCGAATGGCACGTGGATGTAGGCGCGCACCCGGCACCCGTCGATGACGTACGGCTCGAACCCGAGGTCCTTCCACGTGTTCAACAGCTCGCGGTCGAGCTGCCGGTTGCGGGTGTTCGGATGGACTTCGGCCACCGCCCCGTTCTCGTCCAGGAGAAGAAGGATGCTGACGTTCCCGTCCACCTTTGTGCCCCTGTCGAGGAAGTGCTGCAGCATCCGGTTCATCCGCTCCTTGTAGAGGTTTTCGTTCTTCAAGCGGGTGAAGTGCCCCGCCGGGAGGATGAAGACCTCCGTCCCCGCCGGGGCCAGCGCACCGTTCCGGGCCAGCTCCCGCACCTCGTCCGCGGTGCGCCCCGGGGGCACCATCACGGCGACGCGCTGCATCCCCCGCTCCGCGCAGGTCGGGGCAGCGGCGAGCTGCGCCTCCTGCGCCCGCGCGTTCGTGGTGAAGAGCAGCGTCGCGGCGGCGAGGAGAATGAAGGGCGATCTCATTTCATGGTGCGGGTGAAAGAGTTCAGTAGAGCGCGAGGAGGCGCGTGGGTCCGCCGGTGCCGCCCTCGTGCTTGGGCGCGCCGACCACGAGGGTGGCGCCGCACGGGGGGACGCTGCCCAGGCTGGCGACGCACTCCAGCCCGTACTTCCCCGCCCCGAGCAGCACCTGATGGGCCTCGTAGGTGGTGGAGGCGCCAAAGTCCAGGCTGATGGTGTCGGTGCCGACGCCGGTGATGGCGCGCTCGTGCACCAGCCACTCCGCGGCCACACGGCTCCACCCCGGATGGTGCATCACCCCCGCGGCGTCCGCGTTCAGGAAGCGCCCCGGCTGCGCCACGCGCGGCTCCCACCCCGAGTCCATCACGACCACGGCGCCGTCCGGGATGCGTCCGTGCGCGCGCTCCCAATCCGTCAGGTCATCGACGGTCACGAGCGCGTCCTCGTCACGCGCGGCGCGCTCCGCCACCGACACCACCACCAGCGGCGCGAGGAAGCGCGACACCTCCAGCGCCTCCGCGGTCTGGCCGTTGGCCACGAAGTGCGCCGGGGCGTCCAGGTGGGTGCCGGTGTGTTCGGCGAAGGTCAGCTCGTTGGCGGCCCATCCATCTTTTTCCACGGCGGCCAGGTTCCGCATGCGAAACGGCTCGTAGAAGGGGAAGACGGGGAAGCGCGGGGAGAGGGTGTGGGTGAGGTCCGCCACGTGGCGGAAGGCGGGGCCGCCCTCGTGGGCGAAGCGGACCGCGGGTGCGAGCGTTTGCGCGTTGAGGCCGGCGCCGGCGAGCGCGGAGCGTACCACGTCCGGTGAGCACATCTGCGAAGTCGGGCAAGGGGTGAGGGGCCCGCTCACGGGCGGCGGGCGACAAGAATATCGGTCCGGCGCGGCGGAGAAACAACGACGGCCTCACACAGAGACACGGAGGGGACGGCAAGAGGGAACGGAAAGGGTGTCCGTCCGTGGGCTCTCAGTTCCTTTGCGGCTCCGTGTGGGCCTGCCGTTGCCCGGCCACGGCGATCAGCAGTAGGTAGATCCAGACGGTCGGATGGCGCAGGTAGTGGTGCGCCATGCC of the Longimicrobium sp. genome contains:
- a CDS encoding cyclase family protein yields the protein MCSPDVVRSALAGAGLNAQTLAPAVRFAHEGGPAFRHVADLTHTLSPRFPVFPFYEPFRMRNLAAVEKDGWAANELTFAEHTGTHLDAPAHFVANGQTAEALEVSRFLAPLVVVSVAERAARDEDALVTVDDLTDWERAHGRIPDGAVVVMDSGWEPRVAQPGRFLNADAAGVMHHPGWSRVAAEWLVHERAITGVGTDTISLDFGASTTYEAHQVLLGAGKYGLECVASLGSVPPCGATLVVGAPKHEGGTGGPTRLLALY